From one Musa acuminata AAA Group cultivar baxijiao chromosome BXJ2-6, Cavendish_Baxijiao_AAA, whole genome shotgun sequence genomic stretch:
- the LOC103987408 gene encoding probable calcium-binding protein CML18, whose protein sequence is MSNAQTSSSTSPSASLFARLNTTDDLQKVFDRYDANGDGKISASELAGVLRALGADASPAEVRDMIAEMDADGDGFVDLHEFADFHRRRVDDAAAERALREAFDVYDLDGNGLISAEELHRVMNRLGEKCSVKDCSRMIRPVDADGDGNVNFEEFKKMMANGVGVGRESSASDPNGPSSSAV, encoded by the coding sequence ATGTCGAACGCCCAGACCTCATCGTCGACTTCGCCCTCCGCATCGCTCTTCGCCAGGCTGAACACCACGGACGACCTGCAGAAGGTCTTCGACCGCTACGATGCCAACGGCGATGGCAAGATCTCCGCATCCGAGCTCGCCGGCGTCCTCCGCGCTCTCGGGGCCGACGCCTCCCCCGCGGAGGTCCGCGACATGATCGCCGAGATGGACGCCGACGGCGACGGATTCGTCGACCTCCACGAGTTCGCAGACTTTCACCGCCGCAGGGTCGACGACGCCGCCGCCGAGAGAGCGTTGAGGGAGGCGTTCGACGTGTACGACCTGGACGGCAACGGGCTGATCTCGGCGGAGGAGCTCCATCGGGTTATGAACCGCCTCGGGGAGAAGTGCTCCGTCAAGGACTGCTCCCGGATGATCCGGCCCGTGGATGCCGACGGCGATGGCAACGTCAACTTCGAGGAGTTCAAGAAGATGATGGCCAACGGCGTCGGCGTCGGCCGCGAATCCTCCGCGTCCGATCCCAATGGCCCGTCAAGTTCCGCCGTCTGA
- the LOC135613462 gene encoding glycosyltransferase BC10-like — translation MKKQLQDHKSSNHISSRLPTLISVSFLITFGFCFGLVSSLYVRVSFPSAQTKQILFRSSPPRPSPSPPTLSPPRVVQDRSFVGKQGIGPNGYVKPRNFMHDMEDEELLWRASMVPRIRKLPFKHAQKVAFLFLTRGNLPLAPLWEEFFKGNEGSYSIYVHTDPSFDWSVPKSSVFYGRRIPSQVVRWGTISMLDAERRLLANALLDFSNRRFVLLSESCIPLFNFPTVYSYLINSTEVFVEVYDDPGPNGRGRYKSTLKPGIEFKQWRKGSQWFAVDRGLAMEIVSDEKYFPLFQRYCRPSCLADEHYLPTLMNVRSFWGTANRSLTWADWSKGGPHPARIGRNEITAELLQRMRNGSTCSYNGRTTRICFLFGRKFLPNSLNRLVRLAPKLMDFGGR, via the exons ATGAAGAAGCAGCTACAAGACCACAAGTCCTCGAATCATATCAGCTCCCGACTCCCCACTCTGATCTCAGTTAGCTTTCTCATTACCTTCGGCTTCTGCTTTGGTTTAGTGTCCAGCCTCTACGTCAGGGTAAGTTTTCCTTCTGCGCAAACCAAACAGATCTTGTTCCGGTCATCACCTCCTCGTCCTTCGCCTTCGCCACCCACGCTTTCGCCGCCACGAGTAGTTCAAGATCGTTCGTTTGTCGGTAAACAAGGCATCGGACCGAATGGTTATGTTAAGCCAAgaaattttatgcatgatatggAAGACGAGGAGCTGCTATGGAGGGCATCGATGGTTCCGAGGATCCGAAAACTCCCCTTCAAGCATGCGCAAAAGGTTGCCTTCCTGTTCCTCACGAGGGGAAACCTCCCGCTTGCGCCGCTGTGGGAGGAGTTCTTCAAGGGGAACGAGGGGTCGTATTCCATCTACGTGCATACGGATCCTTCCTTCGATTGGTCGGTGCCAAAGAGCTCTGTTTTCTACGGGAGAAGAATCCCCAGTCAG GTGGTGCGATGGGGAACGATAAGCATGTTGGATGCCGAGCGGCGGCTGTTAGCCAACGCCCTCCTCGACTTCTCAAACCGACGCTTTGTCCTCCTCTCTGAATCTTGCATCCCTCTGTTCAACTTCCCCACCGTGTACTCCTACCTCATCAACTCCACCGAGGTCTTCGTCGAGGTCTACGACGACCCCGGTCCTAACGGCAGGGGCAGGTACAAGAGCACATTGAAACCAGGGATCGAGTTCAAACAGTGGCGCAAAGGATCGCAGTGGTTCGCCGTGGACCGTGGACTCGCCATGGAGATTGTATCTGACGAGAAATACTTTCCATTGTTCCAGAGATATTGCAGGCCTTCGTGCTTGGCGGATGAACATTACTTACCGACTCTGATGAACGTGAGGAGCTTCTGGGGAACGGCAAACAGGAGCTTGACGTGGGCTGATTGGTCCAAGGGAGGGCCACACCCTGCCAGGATCGGAAGAAACGAGATcacggccgagctgctgcagaggATGAGGAACGGGAGCACCTGCAGCTACAATGGCAGGACTACCAGGATCTGTTTCTTGTTTGGGAGGAAGTTCTTGCCGAATTCATTGAACCGGTTGGTGAGATTGGCTCCGAAACTGATGGACTTCGGTGGAAGGTGA
- the LOC135614619 gene encoding LEAF RUST 10 DISEASE-RESISTANCE LOCUS RECEPTOR-LIKE PROTEIN KINASE-like 1.2 — translation MHHPWPPPSFRLLLPFLLSLFLSSLPPSFSDDDYLPPYEACAPRPLPCGGRNISFSYPFRQAESHRECGYPDAELSCNTTDDTLTIHIGKKQYRVKDNNIDYANNLVTVVDRDFVDNPCPRPSENTTLGLAPFQYTGDDLNATFFIDCPSLPPPFFSIGCPKGGAAGPSSYYWPGNSTLPDEVYTCRTSFVQVPMNPTAIEQWIHGETNFAGALQEGFTLSWPAEIGEWCSACNGSGGTCGYESSMPTCFCSDGSATDGSCDKKENREWCSDCNGSGGVCGYNFPKPTCICSDRSHTDGSCDKGSRTKKIVIGVSVGVGGLLVIVTILGLFLFRRKKRNRLSPVLLSRRASSEPISSKKDPELGNEHYGTQVFEYEELHEATDGFNASNEVGDGGFGTVYKGKLRDGRTVAIKRLYENNFRRVEQFMTEVHILSSLRHHNLVSLYGCTSRHSRELLLVFEFVPNGTVADHLHGPRACEEGLPWPVRMSIAIETAQALSYLHAVTPPIVHRDVKTNNILLDRSFRVKVADFGLSRLFPLNVTHVSTVPQGTPGYVDPEYHQCYQLTDKSDVYSFGVVLVELIASKPAVDITRHRHEINLAKMAVNKIQNEELDQLVDPRLWRQSNSEVIWMIRQVAEVAFGCLQEERDMRPTMKEVLEALRGIEGKGSNRKKGAEADDAVAKDDDCSLLGERPPHSPDTVNAEWESRLTTPNASV, via the exons ATGCATCATCCGTGGCCTCCCCCATCCTTCCGTCTTCTGCTTCCCTTCCTCCtttccctcttcctctcttccttaCCACCTTCCTTCTCCGACGACGACTACCTCCCGCCATACGAGGCATGCGCCCCGAGGCCATTACCCTGCGGAGGCCGCAACATCAGCTTCTCCTACCCATTCCGCCAAGCAGAAAGTCATCGTGAGTGTGGCTATCCGGATGCTGAACTCAGCTGCAACACCACCGACGACACCTTGACGATTCACATCGGCAAAAAGCAGTACCGAGTGAAGGATAACAACATCGACTACGCCAACAACCTAGTCACCGTCGTTGATCGAGATTTTGTTGACAATCCCTGCCCCCGGCCATCTGAGAATACCACTCTGGGTTTAGCGCCCTTCCAGTACACCGGTGACGACCTCAACGCCACCTTCTTCATCGATTGCCCCAGCCTTCCCCCACCGTTTTTTAGCATCGGTTGCCCCAAAGGTGGCGCTGCCGGACCGTCGTCATACTATTGGCCGGGAAATAGTACCTTGCCTGACGAGGTGTACACGTGTAGAACATCGTTTGTGCAAGTTCCCATGAATCCGACGGCTATCGAACAGTGGATACACGGAGAAACGAATTTTGCCGGAGCACTGCAGGAGGGATTCACCTTGAGCTGGCCAGCGGAGATCGGGGAGTGGTGCAGCGCTTGCAACGGGTCCGGCGGGACGTGTGGGTATGAATCCTCTATGCCGACCTGTTTCTGCTCCGATGGCTCCGCTACAGATGGTTCGTGCGACAAAAAGGAGAACCGGGAGTGGTGCAGCGATTGCAACGGGTCCGGCGGGGTGTGTGGGTACAACTTCCCAAAGCCGACCTGTATCTGCTCCGATCGCTCCCATACAGATGGTTCGTGCGACAAAG GATCTCGCACCAAGAAGATTGTAATTG GTGTTTCGGTCGGCGTGGGAGGCTTGTTGGTCATAGTAACCATCCTCGGTCTTTTCCTTTTTCGTCGCAAGAAGAGAAACCGGCTCTCTCCGGTTCTGCTGTCTCGAAGAGCCTCATCTGAGCCAATCAGCTCCAAGAAAGATCCTGAATTGGGCAATGAACACTACGGCACCCAAGTTTTCGAGTACGAGGAGCTCCACGAGGCCACCGATGGCTTCAACGCCTCCAATGAAGTTGGTGATGGCGGCTTTGGCACTGTCTACAAAG GGAAGCTCCGGGATGGTCGCACCGTGGCCATCAAGCGATTGTACGAGAACAACTTCAGGCGTGTCGAGCAGTTCATGACTGAAGTCCACATCCTTTCTTCCCTCCGACACCACAACCTTGTCAGCCTATATGGATGCACCTCCCGCCACAGCCGCGAGCTCCTCCTCGTGTTCGAGTTTGTGCCGAATGGGACGGTGGCGGACCACCTCCATGGCCCCCGTGCGTGCGAAGAAGGGCTCCCGTGGCCTGTGAGGATGAGCATCGCAATCGAGACCGCCCAGGCGCTCAGTTACCTCCACGCCGTCACGCCCCCGATCGTACACCGGGATGTCAAAACCAACAACATCTTGCTCGACCGCAGCTTCCGTGTCAAAGTCGCCGACTTTGGATTATCCAGGCTCTTTCCGCTCAACGTCACGCATGTCTCCACGGTTCCACAAGGCACGCCCGGGTACGTCGACCCTGAATACCACCAGTGTTACCAGCTCACGGACAAGAGCGATGTCTACAGCTTTGGGGTGGTGTTGGTGGAGCTCATAGCCTCGAAGCCGGCCGTCGACATCACTAGGCATCGGCATGAGATTAATCTGGCTAAAATGGCCGTCAACAAGATCCAGAACGAGGAGTTGGATCAGTTGGTCGATCCAAGACTCTGGCGGCAGTCCAACAGCGAGGTAATTTGGATGATCAGACAGGTGGCTGAAGTGGCATTCGGGTGCTTGCAAGAAGAGAGGGACATGAGGCCTACGATGAAAGAGGTTCTGGAGGCACTGAGAGGGATAGAGGGCAAGGGGAGCAACAGGAAGAAGGGTGCGGAAGCTGATGATGCCGTGGCCAAGGATGATGACTGCTCCTTGCTGGGGGAAAGGCCGCCACATTCACCAGATACTGTCAATGCCGAATGGGAAAGCAGGCTAACGACACCAAACGCTAGTGTTTGA
- the LOC103987407 gene encoding delta(7)-sterol-C5(6)-desaturase-like has protein sequence MGTSGADHLRQIVEETDWYNGIVLDAVVPGGAWKRLPRPLQSWLRNYIGGTALYLVSGFPWCFYIYYLKRNVYVPKDSIPSNRAMYLQIIVAMKAMPWFCVLPTLLEYMAENGWTRCFASVGEVGWPAYFVYLMIYLVIVEFGIYWMHRELHELKPLYKYLHATHHIYNKQNMLSPFAGLAFHPLDGILQAMPHVIALFLVPTHFTTLILLMFCEVVWTAYVHGCIHGKIWPVMGAGYHTIHHTTYRHNYGHYTKWMDWMFGTLRDPEQEFKKPG, from the exons ATGGGGACGAGCGGGGCGGATCACCTCCGCCAGATCGTGGAGGAGACGGACTGGTACAATGGGATCGTGCTCGACGCGGTCGTACCAGGCGGCGCCTGGAAGCGCCTCCCGCGGCCACTCCAGTCCTGGCTGCGCAATTACATCGGTGGCACGGCTCTCTATTTGGTTTCTGGTTTTCCCTGGTGCTTCTACATTTACTACTTGAAGCGCAACGTATACGTCCCCAAGG ATTCTATACCTTCGAACAGAGCCATGTATCTACAGATAATAGTTGCAATGAAAGCTATGCCTTGGTTCTGTGTTCTCCCAACACTTTTAGAATACATGGCTGAAAATGGATGGACGAGGTGTTTTGCTAGTGTCGGAGAAGTTGGTTGGCCAGCTTATTTTGTGTACCTGATGATATATCTGGTCATCGTCGAGTTTGGTATATACTGGATGCACAGAGAATTGCATGAATTAAAACCTCTATACAAGTATCTTCATGCAACACATCATATCTACAATAAGCAGAATatgctttctccttttgctg GATTGGCGTTCCATCCATTGGACGGAATACTACAAGCTATGCCACATGTGATAGCCCTCTTCCTTGTCCCAACCCATTTCACGACTCTCATACTTCTCATGTTCTGTGAGGTTGTCTGGACTGCATACGTCCACGGGTGCATCCATGGCAAGATTTGGCCAGTTATGGGTGCAGGCTACCATACGATCCACCACACTACGTACCGACACAACTACGGGCACTACACGAAATGGATGGATTGGATGTTTGGAACTCTTCGAGATCCTGAGCAGGAATTCAAAAAGCCAGGTTGA